A region of Fibrobacter succinogenes subsp. succinogenes S85 DNA encodes the following proteins:
- a CDS encoding type I 3-dehydroquinate dehydratase produces MPTDSQKYLVGLVSPETLTAAESEELHPARIDFESCDILEIRYDFFDESEWQGLSARIRKLVPKAIQLGTIRLKRDGGTFPDARAIERLGLFEQILNASDVPEWLDLERDCLHDYDKLRELAAPKGVKILISEHNFTRIPTDLELKNYLTDVKRVKADGIKIAAMSNSDDDCSRLYKFAKRAKGFKFIAAFGMGETGKISRIWSLKEGANLTYGSIGKAAAPGQIDVALMRKAIDRLENTTSQIELSSFLNIF; encoded by the coding sequence ATGCCAACAGATTCTCAAAAATACCTAGTCGGGCTCGTGAGTCCCGAAACGCTTACCGCCGCCGAAAGCGAAGAACTCCACCCGGCGCGCATTGACTTTGAAAGCTGCGACATCCTCGAAATCCGTTACGATTTTTTTGACGAATCCGAATGGCAAGGACTTTCTGCGCGAATCCGCAAGCTCGTCCCGAAGGCAATACAGCTCGGAACCATCCGCCTCAAGCGTGACGGCGGTACATTCCCCGACGCACGCGCCATCGAGCGCCTTGGACTTTTTGAACAAATTCTCAACGCATCGGACGTGCCGGAATGGCTGGACCTTGAACGCGACTGCCTGCACGACTACGACAAGCTCCGTGAACTTGCGGCCCCGAAGGGCGTGAAAATCCTCATTTCCGAGCACAACTTCACCCGCATCCCAACCGACCTTGAACTCAAGAACTACCTCACCGACGTCAAACGGGTGAAGGCAGACGGCATCAAAATTGCCGCCATGAGCAACTCCGACGACGACTGCTCGCGCCTCTACAAGTTCGCCAAAAGAGCAAAAGGGTTCAAGTTCATCGCCGCATTCGGCATGGGAGAAACCGGAAAAATCAGCCGAATCTGGTCTTTGAAAGAGGGGGCAAACCTCACTTACGGTTCCATCGGAAAGGCGGCCGCCCCCGGCCAAATTGACGTCGCGCTCATGCGAAAAGCCATCGACAGGCTCGAAAATACCACTTCACAGATAGAATTATCTTCTTTTTTAAACATATTTTAG
- a CDS encoding T9SS type A sorting domain-containing protein, producing the protein MKAKRLSFVTAACVAALCTTSFAYTISGTVSDDQGKLIKDVDVSLLKEGKTTKTDDQGKFTIHEDEEEVGINPSFRNAVGYISVNNGILSYSQSSTSPVQVKIYNSLGNQVFKKTLQGSGTYDLSKGLKARGTYFAQVTVGSATQKFKFTTDGSFESSFGSQANALMKDAQKGEAIQFVATDYDTLTIKLNTLDTTLNVKLTKSVPAEQTFKFGYALKNEPRKSKGCGKASSLRSNRKVENGEQFSINVGGKNRTFFITLPNNYDNTKPHKLLIANHCMGSKAEDFVHHNPDYDHPTPYYGQQKLDKNGDYIFVAPQGNDNGTWNGKEDHQFVDEMITAMFDNYCVDTTRVFATGFSFGAMFTNSLAQDLQERLRAVAVYATADYNIWLPAAGTGRYDAKNLPIAWMAVHGKNDGMCNYDRAKNSALPRILKRNGKADANGNFTDASAEKPQENNGNTGHVCYDFKTVDERFPVKFCSWPGGHQWTAHDNGSMNVGAGWQDTWVPEEAHKFFEQF; encoded by the coding sequence ATGAAAGCGAAACGTCTTTCGTTCGTTACCGCAGCATGCGTTGCGGCTTTATGTACCACATCATTTGCCTACACGATTAGCGGAACCGTTTCCGACGATCAGGGCAAACTTATCAAGGACGTTGACGTCAGCTTGCTCAAGGAAGGCAAGACCACAAAGACAGACGACCAGGGTAAATTCACTATCCACGAAGACGAAGAAGAAGTGGGCATCAATCCGAGCTTCAGAAACGCAGTCGGATACATCAGCGTCAACAATGGCATTCTCTCTTACTCCCAGAGCAGCACCTCGCCTGTTCAGGTAAAGATTTACAACTCGCTCGGCAACCAGGTTTTCAAAAAGACTCTGCAGGGCTCCGGCACGTACGACCTGAGCAAGGGCCTCAAAGCTCGCGGCACCTATTTTGCACAGGTTACCGTCGGTTCTGCTACGCAGAAATTCAAGTTCACGACAGACGGCAGCTTTGAGAGCTCTTTCGGTTCGCAGGCAAACGCCCTCATGAAGGACGCCCAGAAAGGTGAAGCCATCCAGTTTGTCGCAACAGACTACGACACGCTCACCATTAAGCTCAACACGCTCGATACCACGCTCAACGTGAAGCTCACGAAGAGCGTACCGGCAGAACAGACCTTCAAATTCGGCTATGCCCTCAAGAACGAACCGCGCAAGAGTAAAGGGTGCGGCAAGGCTTCCAGCTTGAGATCCAACAGAAAGGTCGAAAATGGCGAACAGTTCTCCATTAACGTTGGAGGAAAGAATCGCACATTCTTCATCACCTTGCCAAACAATTACGACAACACCAAGCCACACAAGCTCCTTATTGCAAACCACTGCATGGGATCTAAGGCCGAAGACTTTGTGCACCATAATCCGGACTACGACCATCCGACTCCGTATTATGGCCAGCAGAAACTGGACAAGAACGGCGACTACATCTTCGTAGCACCTCAGGGTAACGACAACGGTACTTGGAACGGCAAGGAAGACCACCAGTTCGTTGACGAAATGATTACTGCGATGTTCGACAACTACTGCGTTGACACCACCCGCGTGTTCGCCACAGGATTTAGCTTCGGCGCCATGTTCACGAACTCTCTCGCTCAGGACTTGCAAGAAAGACTCCGCGCTGTAGCCGTCTACGCAACTGCAGACTACAACATTTGGCTCCCGGCTGCAGGAACAGGTCGCTATGATGCCAAGAACTTGCCGATTGCATGGATGGCAGTTCACGGCAAGAATGACGGCATGTGCAATTACGACCGCGCGAAGAACAGTGCTCTCCCGAGAATCCTCAAGAGAAACGGTAAGGCTGACGCTAACGGCAACTTCACTGACGCCAGCGCCGAAAAGCCCCAGGAAAACAACGGCAATACCGGACACGTCTGCTATGACTTCAAGACTGTCGACGAACGCTTCCCGGTGAAGTTCTGCAGCTGGCCGGGTGGACACCAGTGGACCGCTCATGACAACGGCAGCATGAATGTCGGTGCCGGCTGGCAGGATACCTGGGTTCCTGAAGAAGCTCACAAGTTCTTCGAACAGTTCTAA
- the glmM gene encoding phosphoglucosamine mutase yields the protein MSKLMRSISGIRGIVGDTLTPQVLQSHVRAFLEITKAKRVVIGRDSRPTGDAIVQFVAGICRLSGVDVVDVGLSTTPSVELLTTHFKADAGIIITASHNPLEWNALKFLNNKGLFLGPDDVKQLFALADANQFCYPDYRTMGKYEVAPDADGIHIDGTLKIPFVDVEAIKAKHFKVAVDAVNGAGSFIVPRLLEQLGCEVIRVHCSPDGTFPRGAEPIPENLGDLRKAVKDNGCAVGFAVDPDADRCALVDGLGQSIGEEYTLAIATDEVLAQKKGSVCVNLSTSRMNEDVAAKYGCEFSRAKVGEINVSLQMIENGCVIGGEGNGGVILPALHYGRDSLVAAALVLSWMAHHNGGPEKFVAENPAYVMPKKKFELGDKKVADILPKVKAEFAGWKMDERDGLWLGSEKSWVHVRASNTEPVIRVIAEAPTAEEAETLCSKVEKLI from the coding sequence ATGTCTAAATTAATGCGTTCTATTTCTGGTATCCGCGGAATCGTTGGCGATACCCTTACTCCGCAGGTTTTGCAGAGCCATGTGCGTGCATTCCTCGAAATCACGAAGGCTAAGCGCGTGGTCATTGGCCGCGATAGCCGCCCTACAGGCGATGCCATCGTTCAGTTTGTCGCTGGCATTTGCCGCCTTTCTGGCGTGGATGTCGTGGATGTTGGCCTTTCGACGACACCGTCTGTGGAACTCTTGACGACGCATTTCAAGGCTGATGCGGGTATCATCATTACTGCAAGCCATAACCCACTCGAATGGAACGCTCTCAAGTTCCTCAACAACAAAGGCCTTTTCCTCGGTCCGGATGATGTGAAGCAGCTCTTTGCTCTCGCTGATGCAAACCAGTTCTGCTATCCGGATTACCGCACGATGGGCAAGTACGAAGTTGCCCCGGATGCCGATGGCATTCATATCGATGGTACGCTCAAGATTCCGTTCGTGGATGTCGAAGCCATCAAGGCCAAGCATTTCAAGGTCGCTGTCGATGCCGTGAACGGTGCCGGTAGCTTTATTGTGCCGCGCCTCTTGGAACAGCTCGGTTGTGAAGTTATCCGTGTCCATTGCAGCCCGGATGGCACGTTCCCGCGCGGAGCAGAACCGATTCCTGAAAACCTCGGTGACTTGCGTAAGGCTGTCAAGGATAACGGCTGTGCTGTCGGCTTTGCCGTGGATCCGGATGCAGACCGCTGCGCTCTCGTCGATGGTTTGGGACAAAGTATCGGCGAAGAATATACGCTTGCAATTGCAACGGACGAAGTACTTGCTCAGAAGAAGGGTAGCGTTTGCGTGAACCTCTCCACGAGCCGCATGAACGAAGATGTCGCTGCCAAGTACGGTTGCGAATTCAGCCGCGCGAAGGTCGGTGAAATCAACGTGAGCCTCCAGATGATTGAAAACGGTTGCGTCATCGGTGGTGAAGGTAACGGCGGTGTGATTCTCCCGGCGCTCCACTACGGTCGCGATAGCCTTGTGGCTGCAGCACTTGTGCTTAGCTGGATGGCCCACCACAATGGCGGTCCGGAAAAGTTCGTGGCTGAAAATCCGGCTTACGTAATGCCGAAGAAAAAGTTCGAACTCGGCGACAAGAAGGTTGCTGACATTCTCCCGAAGGTCAAGGCAGAATTTGCTGGCTGGAAGATGGATGAACGCGACGGTCTCTGGCTCGGGAGCGAAAAGTCCTGGGTACATGTTCGCGCCAGCAACACGGAACCTGTAATCCGCGTGATTGCCGAAGCTCCGACTGCTGAAGAAGCCGAGACTCTTTGTAGTAAAGTTGAAAAATTGATTTAG
- a CDS encoding cupin domain-containing protein yields MIIDLKGMETTVLPNFKGGEKEYKAKMYFDGTTRIMHGTLEAGASIGYHKHETNSEIMFFVSGKGKVLFDDGVEYVEAGQCHFCPKGHSHSLINEGPEDLVFYATVPELG; encoded by the coding sequence ATGATTATTGATTTAAAAGGTATGGAGACGACTGTTCTCCCGAATTTTAAGGGTGGCGAAAAAGAATACAAGGCCAAGATGTATTTCGATGGTACGACGCGCATTATGCACGGAACGCTCGAAGCTGGTGCTTCTATCGGTTACCACAAGCACGAAACTAACAGCGAAATTATGTTCTTTGTCTCGGGGAAGGGCAAGGTACTTTTTGATGATGGTGTGGAATATGTCGAGGCAGGCCAGTGCCATTTCTGCCCGAAGGGCCATTCCCACAGCTTGATTAATGAAGGTCCGGAAGATCTCGTCTTTTATGCGACGGTCCCGGAACTCGGATAA
- a CDS encoding PTS sugar transporter subunit IIA has translation MRLSERFVDNCILINSSSETKEAILNELVDTLCSAYKLDHRDEIFEAIWTREQSRSTGIGCGLAVPHAKIDYVDRMCMVAATIEKGLDFQSFDGEPVYLLILIVSPGNTVGPHLKALSSVSRLLADGNVRKDLIASKTPAEFLTILRAAEDKFL, from the coding sequence ATGCGACTTTCTGAAAGATTTGTAGATAATTGCATCTTGATTAACTCTTCCAGCGAAACTAAGGAAGCCATTCTTAACGAATTGGTTGATACTCTTTGCAGCGCCTACAAACTTGACCACCGCGACGAAATCTTCGAAGCCATCTGGACGCGCGAACAGAGCCGTTCCACGGGCATCGGTTGCGGACTTGCCGTCCCGCACGCTAAGATTGACTACGTAGACCGCATGTGCATGGTCGCCGCCACTATCGAAAAGGGCCTCGACTTCCAGTCCTTTGACGGTGAACCGGTTTATTTGCTCATCCTCATCGTGAGCCCGGGCAACACAGTCGGTCCGCACCTCAAGGCACTTTCTTCTGTGAGCCGCCTCCTCGCTGACGGCAACGTGCGCAAGGACCTCATTGCCTCGAAGACCCCGGCAGAGTTCCTCACCATCCTCCGCGCCGCCGAAGACAAGTTCCTGTAG
- a CDS encoding ATP-dependent Clp protease proteolytic subunit, which translates to MADCNENKEKQTPDMLKKAEEYLASKRRIFLWGGVDDESAERIVKQLLYLDSLNHEDIIFFINSPGGVISSGLAIYDCMNAIQSDVVTVCCGQAASMGAVLLTAGAKGKRCAWPNARIMIHQPLIHGEIVAPASDIQIQAEEMLRIRGITGKILAETSGHTIEQIDRDTERDNFMSAEEARNYGLVDKVESIV; encoded by the coding sequence ATGGCAGATTGTAACGAAAACAAAGAAAAGCAGACCCCGGACATGCTCAAGAAGGCTGAAGAATACCTCGCCTCCAAGCGTAGAATTTTCTTGTGGGGTGGTGTCGATGACGAAAGTGCCGAACGCATTGTGAAGCAGCTCCTGTACCTGGATTCCCTGAATCACGAAGACATTATTTTCTTCATCAATAGCCCAGGTGGCGTGATTTCCTCTGGCCTTGCCATTTACGACTGCATGAACGCTATCCAGAGCGATGTCGTGACGGTTTGCTGCGGACAGGCTGCCTCTATGGGTGCCGTGCTCCTCACCGCCGGTGCTAAGGGCAAGCGCTGTGCATGGCCGAACGCCCGCATCATGATCCACCAGCCGCTCATTCACGGCGAGATTGTGGCGCCTGCAAGCGATATCCAGATCCAGGCCGAAGAAATGCTCCGTATCCGTGGCATCACGGGCAAGATTCTTGCTGAAACTTCTGGCCACACGATTGAACAGATTGACCGCGATACCGAACGCGACAACTTCATGTCTGCTGAAGAAGCTAGGAACTACGGTCTCGTAGATAAAGTCGAGAGTATTGTCTAA
- a CDS encoding NYN domain-containing protein codes for MNHIAIFIDAENLTNWVKNNGVQSLMDELLPLGQIVVRKAYGKWSTPQLIPLQSALNENGFELVHTFHPVSGKNSTDIKMTVDTMEVALDSQVQWIVLATGDSDFSPLFRKLREQGKEVIGVGPKSPLSECVKNSCSRYIYTDDATGADDDSDDEVADAKERANLIVSEKIDSMEMLRSVLQKEDGPIALAAIKPKMLGLDNAFNEKRLGFKTFKDFVKSADFVQMTDVGGGSYMVALAEQKVAVEEDAQMVLAKALKRKGWDMFPRNMLKKIYAEACDLTSFVPMNKQDLVQEIVAKNIAGTTSSIINRALSTFFKAKLVTISGGDDKLWTLTETNQYWKEIDKAMLDRLRVSLKETGQKVPKKDIVAILYGKYADGEAEKLV; via the coding sequence ATGAACCACATTGCAATTTTTATCGACGCAGAAAACTTGACCAACTGGGTCAAAAATAACGGTGTACAGTCGCTTATGGATGAACTTTTGCCGCTCGGGCAGATTGTCGTGCGCAAGGCTTATGGTAAATGGTCTACGCCGCAGCTGATCCCATTGCAGTCCGCGCTCAACGAAAATGGCTTTGAACTCGTACACACGTTCCACCCGGTGAGCGGCAAGAATTCGACGGACATCAAGATGACGGTCGATACGATGGAAGTGGCGCTCGATTCCCAGGTGCAGTGGATTGTGCTTGCCACGGGTGATTCCGACTTTTCGCCGCTTTTCCGCAAGCTGCGTGAACAGGGAAAGGAAGTGATTGGCGTGGGGCCCAAGTCCCCGCTGAGCGAATGCGTCAAGAATTCCTGCTCCCGCTACATTTACACGGACGATGCGACCGGTGCCGATGACGATTCTGATGATGAGGTCGCCGATGCGAAGGAACGCGCAAACCTGATCGTTTCCGAGAAAATCGATTCCATGGAAATGCTCCGTAGCGTTTTGCAAAAAGAAGATGGCCCGATTGCTCTTGCGGCGATCAAGCCCAAGATGCTTGGACTCGATAACGCGTTTAACGAAAAGCGCCTCGGTTTCAAGACGTTCAAGGACTTCGTAAAGTCTGCAGACTTTGTTCAAATGACGGATGTGGGCGGCGGTTCATACATGGTCGCACTTGCCGAGCAGAAAGTCGCTGTTGAAGAAGATGCGCAGATGGTTTTGGCAAAGGCGCTCAAGCGTAAGGGCTGGGACATGTTCCCGCGCAACATGCTCAAGAAGATTTATGCTGAAGCTTGCGACCTCACTTCGTTTGTTCCGATGAACAAGCAGGACCTAGTTCAGGAGATTGTTGCAAAGAACATCGCCGGTACGACGAGCAGCATTATCAACCGCGCGCTGAGCACGTTCTTCAAGGCGAAACTCGTGACTATCAGCGGTGGCGATGACAAGCTCTGGACGCTTACCGAAACAAACCAGTACTGGAAAGAAATTGACAAGGCGATGCTTGACAGGCTCCGCGTAAGCCTCAAGGAGACTGGTCAGAAGGTCCCCAAGAAAGATATCGTCGCTATTTTGTACGGAAAGTACGCTGACGGCGAAGCCGAGAAGCTCGTATAA
- a CDS encoding TolC family protein, with translation MNYRKAIVLGIFASASLVFADGSWTLSACLKQAKEKSLKLESAKLREQKADVSLEQAKVGNYPTLSASIGNTLYDSPFRDGPQDHYRLNAGLSASYTLWDGGSTRLSIQANEINKEATRLSTKETERSVQESVLNAYMNLLAAIEKLHTADATVELAKAEFEHYNTLFEAGSITKKDLTQSQANVLQKEASQLAAQLSVNTAKTTLRQLLELPESEAFEVSAPESEIQTPDALKPIPTLDALQATATETNPGLKSDSLAIQVAKKNTEIAGKGKSIKVSLGASASTGLQAWESKKYGSQLKNGYSHSVSLNINIPIIDGGATENKVLQAQISETESQVALKEQAKTLENNIEKLYLNALSADMQWKAAILQVEAENEALQVAEEQRNVGALTYTDYLTQKNRLESAQSTLTNAKYTSLLARNLLDLYQGKLD, from the coding sequence ATGAATTACAGAAAAGCAATCGTTCTCGGTATTTTTGCGTCAGCATCGCTCGTTTTCGCTGATGGTTCCTGGACCTTAAGCGCATGCCTCAAGCAGGCGAAAGAAAAGAGCCTCAAGCTCGAATCCGCAAAGCTCCGCGAACAGAAAGCTGATGTGAGCCTCGAACAGGCTAAAGTCGGAAACTACCCCACGCTCTCGGCAAGCATCGGCAATACCCTTTACGATTCCCCGTTCAGAGACGGCCCGCAAGACCATTACCGTTTAAACGCAGGCCTTAGCGCTTCTTACACGCTCTGGGACGGCGGCTCTACGAGACTTTCCATCCAGGCAAATGAAATCAACAAGGAAGCAACGCGCCTTTCGACAAAGGAAACAGAACGTTCCGTGCAAGAAAGCGTCTTGAACGCTTACATGAACTTGCTCGCCGCAATCGAAAAGTTGCACACCGCAGATGCGACCGTTGAACTTGCCAAGGCAGAGTTTGAGCACTACAACACGTTGTTCGAAGCAGGTTCCATCACCAAGAAGGACTTGACGCAGTCGCAGGCAAACGTGCTCCAGAAGGAAGCGTCCCAGCTTGCCGCTCAGTTGAGCGTGAACACCGCAAAGACGACGCTCCGTCAGCTTTTGGAACTCCCGGAAAGCGAAGCGTTCGAAGTTTCGGCACCAGAATCCGAAATCCAGACACCGGATGCCCTCAAGCCGATTCCGACTCTCGACGCACTCCAAGCTACAGCCACGGAAACGAATCCGGGTTTAAAGTCTGACAGCCTCGCCATCCAGGTTGCAAAGAAAAATACCGAAATTGCAGGCAAGGGCAAGTCCATCAAGGTCTCGCTCGGTGCAAGCGCAAGTACCGGCCTCCAGGCCTGGGAATCCAAGAAGTACGGCAGCCAGCTCAAGAACGGCTATTCGCACAGCGTTTCGTTGAACATCAACATCCCGATTATCGACGGCGGTGCAACCGAGAACAAGGTCTTGCAGGCACAGATTAGCGAAACCGAAAGTCAGGTCGCCTTGAAGGAACAGGCAAAGACGCTCGAAAACAATATCGAAAAACTTTATCTGAACGCCCTCAGCGCAGACATGCAGTGGAAGGCTGCAATCCTCCAGGTCGAAGCGGAAAACGAAGCACTGCAAGTCGCCGAAGAACAACGTAACGTAGGCGCCCTCACGTACACCGATTACCTCACACAAAAGAACCGCCTTGAAAGCGCGCAGTCCACGCTCACCAACGCCAAGTACACAAGCCTCTTGGCCCGCAATCTGCTGGATCTGTATCAAGGCAAGTTGGACTAG
- a CDS encoding T9SS type A sorting domain-containing protein encodes MIKAPNLFTAACFALCGMASAYTITGTVSDNDGKALKGVSVDLLKEGKNATTDDKGKFTIQEDEVGINPSFRNAVGYISVNKGILSYSQSSTSPVQVKIYNSLGHQIFKKTLQGAGTYDLGKGLNARGTYFAQVSVGSAKQNFKFTTDESFTSSFGSQANALMKDAAKDEALRFTFEGYDTLTVPLGTLDTTVDVKLKKSEPTYKFGYALKNAPTPSKGCGTTSTLKKVKSVENGDQFQIKVGSDTRDYFITLPKNYDNKKPHKVLFALHCYGSRGEDFVHHKADYDHPTPYYGQQVLDKNGDYIFVSLDAIGGLWTKGQGDHDFFAQTLTTLNDNYCIDTSRVFITGFSFGAMFSYSLMQDMQSRVRAAATYAVADYNIWLPEGNNMKNLPIAWMNVHGKNDGRCDYNRAKNSALPRILKRNGKADANGDFTDASSEKPKEVSGNTGHVCYDFTTVDERFPVKWCSWPGDHQWTAHDTGNMGVGWNWEQTWVPEEVHKFFEQF; translated from the coding sequence ATGATTAAAGCGCCCAATCTATTTACGGCCGCGTGTTTTGCCTTGTGCGGGATGGCATCGGCATACACAATCACGGGAACCGTTTCTGACAACGACGGCAAGGCACTCAAAGGTGTCTCGGTTGACTTACTCAAAGAAGGCAAGAACGCCACGACAGACGACAAGGGTAAATTCACCATCCAGGAAGACGAAGTGGGCATCAACCCGAGCTTCAGAAACGCCGTTGGCTATATCAGCGTAAACAAAGGCATTCTCTCTTACTCCCAGAGCAGCACCTCGCCCGTGCAGGTGAAAATTTACAACTCGCTCGGCCACCAGATTTTCAAAAAGACATTGCAGGGCGCAGGCACATACGACTTGGGCAAAGGTTTGAACGCACGCGGTACTTACTTTGCACAGGTCTCTGTCGGCTCTGCCAAGCAGAATTTCAAGTTCACAACGGACGAAAGTTTTACCAGCTCCTTCGGCTCACAGGCTAACGCCCTCATGAAGGATGCCGCCAAGGACGAAGCACTCCGCTTTACATTCGAAGGCTATGACACGCTCACCGTGCCGCTCGGAACACTCGACACGACCGTTGACGTGAAACTCAAAAAATCCGAACCTACATACAAGTTTGGTTACGCCTTGAAGAACGCACCGACTCCGAGTAAGGGCTGCGGCACCACCTCCACACTGAAGAAAGTCAAAAGCGTCGAAAACGGCGACCAGTTCCAAATCAAAGTCGGTAGCGACACCCGCGATTACTTTATCACCTTGCCGAAGAACTACGACAACAAGAAACCGCACAAGGTTCTCTTTGCCTTACACTGCTACGGTAGCCGCGGTGAAGACTTCGTGCATCACAAAGCAGACTACGACCATCCGACTCCGTACTACGGCCAGCAAGTGCTCGATAAGAACGGCGACTACATCTTCGTTTCGCTTGACGCCATTGGCGGCCTCTGGACCAAGGGGCAGGGCGACCACGATTTCTTTGCACAGACACTCACGACTTTGAACGACAACTATTGCATTGATACTAGCCGCGTGTTCATTACAGGCTTTAGCTTTGGCGCCATGTTCAGCTACTCACTTATGCAAGACATGCAGAGCCGCGTCCGCGCTGCAGCCACTTACGCCGTCGCAGACTATAACATTTGGCTCCCCGAAGGCAACAACATGAAGAACTTGCCGATCGCCTGGATGAACGTTCACGGCAAAAACGACGGCAGATGCGATTACAACCGCGCCAAGAACAGCGCCCTCCCGAGAATCCTCAAGCGGAACGGCAAGGCCGACGCCAACGGCGACTTCACCGACGCAAGCTCCGAAAAGCCCAAGGAAGTGAGCGGTAATACCGGACACGTCTGCTACGATTTCACGACCGTCGACGAACGCTTCCCGGTCAAATGGTGCAGCTGGCCGGGTGACCATCAGTGGACAGCTCACGACACCGGTAACATGGGCGTTGGCTGGAACTGGGAACAGACATGGGTCCCTGAAGAAGTCCACAAGTTCTTCGAACAGTTCTAA
- a CDS encoding lysoplasmalogenase family protein, with protein MAILFVSFFVRDWYVLHQCGAVQSCLDSTSDFQNITKFIVTFIATLLAFTIGRRSVTRRDRFFLQMSFLMILCADFCFKILYNYFGTPDTRENFITLGIGFFFMAQLILIYRHSRTKNTDWSFPWIYCIPFAAVIAMLFLAYFKVLESVMLMAVIAYAPTLLCSLYMACRATTLGFFPEKNAFFIMFGMICFTCCDALTGISLLTGADHSTREILAVVSNNFIWLFYVPAIVFLALSGYRRNV; from the coding sequence GTGGCAATCCTTTTCGTGTCATTCTTTGTGCGTGACTGGTATGTGCTGCATCAGTGCGGTGCTGTTCAGTCGTGTCTAGATTCTACCAGCGATTTTCAGAACATCACAAAGTTTATTGTAACCTTTATTGCAACGCTGCTTGCGTTTACGATTGGCAGACGTTCAGTCACTAGGCGCGACCGCTTCTTTTTACAGATGAGTTTTTTGATGATTCTTTGTGCTGACTTTTGTTTTAAAATTCTGTACAATTATTTTGGCACGCCTGACACTCGTGAAAATTTTATAACACTTGGCATCGGCTTTTTCTTCATGGCACAGTTGATTTTAATTTATCGGCACTCGCGTACAAAGAATACAGACTGGTCGTTCCCGTGGATTTACTGTATCCCGTTTGCGGCTGTGATTGCGATGCTTTTCCTTGCGTATTTCAAGGTCCTTGAATCCGTGATGCTCATGGCTGTTATTGCGTACGCGCCGACGTTGCTTTGTTCGCTTTACATGGCGTGCAGGGCGACAACGCTAGGCTTTTTCCCGGAGAAAAATGCGTTCTTCATCATGTTCGGGATGATTTGCTTTACGTGCTGCGATGCGCTCACGGGAATTTCGCTCCTTACGGGGGCGGACCATTCAACCCGTGAAATCTTGGCGGTCGTGTCAAATAACTTTATTTGGCTTTTCTACGTCCCGGCCATTGTTTTCCTTGCTTTGAGCGGATATCGCCGCAACGTTTAG
- the ftsY gene encoding signal recognition particle-docking protein FtsY gives MGLFSAIKSGLAKTRDALLGELKGIVGAGKITDETLEELEEHLIKADVGVEAAFLLTDALRENALGKSLTTEQVLDIMRNEAERLLKDPPPFELKGKPHVVLVIGVNGAGKTTTIGKLAARLKNEGKKVMIAACDTFRAAAIDQLETWAQRSGAEFVKHQEGSDPAAVAYDACSAAVARGCDVVLIDTAGRLHNKDYLMEELKKIVRVIKKVSPDMPHDMWLVIDGNTGQNTINQTKIFNQSFPLTGLVVTKLDGTARGGSVLSIASSLQIPIRWVGMGERIDQLVEFNKRDYVDGLFENALENRE, from the coding sequence ATGGGTTTATTTTCTGCAATTAAGAGCGGCCTTGCCAAGACCCGTGACGCTCTCCTCGGGGAGTTGAAGGGTATTGTCGGTGCCGGTAAGATTACGGACGAGACGCTCGAGGAACTTGAAGAGCATCTCATCAAGGCTGACGTCGGCGTCGAAGCGGCGTTCCTTTTGACGGATGCGCTCCGCGAAAACGCTTTGGGCAAGTCGCTTACGACAGAGCAGGTACTTGACATCATGCGTAACGAAGCGGAACGCTTGCTCAAGGATCCGCCTCCGTTTGAACTCAAGGGCAAGCCGCATGTGGTGCTCGTGATAGGTGTGAACGGAGCAGGCAAGACGACTACAATCGGTAAGCTTGCCGCCCGCCTCAAGAACGAAGGCAAGAAGGTCATGATTGCCGCTTGCGATACGTTCCGTGCCGCTGCAATTGACCAGCTTGAAACATGGGCGCAGCGCTCGGGTGCTGAATTCGTGAAGCATCAGGAAGGCTCCGACCCGGCTGCTGTGGCGTACGATGCTTGCAGCGCCGCTGTCGCCCGTGGTTGCGATGTCGTCTTGATTGATACCGCAGGTCGTCTGCACAATAAAGATTACTTGATGGAAGAACTCAAGAAGATTGTCCGTGTCATCAAGAAGGTGAGCCCGGACATGCCGCACGACATGTGGCTTGTGATTGACGGCAACACCGGACAGAACACCATCAACCAGACGAAGATCTTCAACCAGAGTTTCCCGCTCACCGGTCTTGTGGTGACAAAGCTCGATGGAACCGCGCGTGGTGGCTCCGTGCTCTCGATTGCAAGTTCGTTGCAAATCCCGATCCGCTGGGTCGGCATGGGCGAACGCATTGACCAGCTCGTGGAATTCAACAAGCGCGACTACGTTGACGGTCTTTTTGAAAACGCTCTAGAAAACAGGGAGTAG